In one window of Drosophila ananassae strain 14024-0371.13 chromosome XR, ASM1763931v2, whole genome shotgun sequence DNA:
- the LOC6505066 gene encoding tumor necrosis factor receptor superfamily member wengen, with amino-acid sequence MMPPRLPVRPAAKTKPSTTSRISQDIDHIHIHIHQDTEAPMPPHTTFHKRRRRRDPHQQSPDPTHSPRSEWRSRRSWCSPGVCLALILLSTACSVLGASSESAGTSTTISSAEQTDLAVTEPDDSTGIQPSAGGCAPQHWWDSNRNRCIPCTRCQDEMIPLRPCQLHTDTICGSIYDLKIDWVVLAKTEPNWKERRKSSEYEHLEHAKHLQHLTHEQLQQLHEEASAAAWALDWQTGVLYAAVLTCLLFFSVAACILIHHMRQWRRMERRLDQDVEELSTKLMAKLAEVQSLDGGTFFIGNADALRGLPASAIQVGHPDSGQAAQSGIFQPQHVLLPEKRGKHQERRILKTLQPGNVYIEESNGGMGGGFGGGMGMGMGMGPKG; translated from the exons ATGATGCCGCCAAGACTGCCGGTTAGGCCAGCAGCGAAAACGAAACCATCGACGACGAGTAGAATAAGCCAGGACATAgaccacatccacatccacatccaccaGGACACAGAAGCCCCAATGCCACCACACACAACGTTTCACAAGCGCCGGCGAAGGCGAGATCCCCACCAGCAGAGTCCAGATCCAACCCATAGCCCACGATCTGAGTGGCGGAGCCGGAGAAGCTGGTGCTCTCCGGGAGTGTGTCTGGCTCTGATCCTCCTCTCCACAGCCTGCTCCGTGCTGGGAGCCAGCTCAGAGTCAGCGGGCACCTCCACCACCATCTCCTCCGCCGAACAAACAGACCTGGCTGTCACCGAGCCGGACGACTCGACGGGCATCCAGCCATCCGCCGGCGGTTGTGCCCCCCAGCACTGGTGGGACTCGAATAGAAACAGGTGTATACCCTGCACCAGGTGCCAGGACGAAATGATACCACTGCGTCCTTGTCAGCTGCACACGGACACCATCTGTGGCTCCATCTACGACCTGAAGATCGACTGGGTGGTGCTGGCCAAGACAGAGCCCAACTGGAAGGAG CGCCGAAAGTCCTCCGAGTATGAGCACCTGGAGCATGCCAAGCACCTGCAGCACCTGACCCAcgagcaactgcagcagctCCACGAGGAGGCGAGTGCCGCCGCCTGGGCGCTCGACTGGCAGACCGGTGTCCTCTATGCCGCCGTTCTTACCTGCCTGCTCTTCTTCTCCGTCGCCGCCTGCATCCTCATCCACCACATGCGCCAATGGCGCCGCATGGAGCGTCGTCTGGATCAGG ATGTGGAGGAGCTGTCCACGAAGCTGATGGCGAAGCTGGCGGAGGTGCAGAGCCTGGATGGTGGCACCTTCTTCATTGGGAATGCGGACGCCTTGCGGGGATTGCCCGCCTCGGCCATCCAGGTCGGGCATCCAGATTCCGGGCAGGCGGCGCAGTCGGGTATCTTCCAGCCGCAACACGTGCTGCTCCCTG AGAAGCGAGGAAAGCACCAGGAGCGACGGATCCTGAAGACCCTTCAGCCGGGAAATGTCTACATCGAGGAGAGCAACGGGGGTATGGGCGGGGGATTTGGAGggggcatgggcatgggcatgggcatgggccCCAAgggctaa
- the LOC6505067 gene encoding uncharacterized protein LOC6505067 — MTDPAIGSSSPNWACLISAGRIPNSNVEPEEDIPTDDLPSEEALERDTLGEANLGAQMSPYAPVFYPMGSYAAQLLAQEQAAQLHSRILPPRHFEPGMDSIYYSTGTTAGYSPRPNRGEQQQQQQQQQQQQQQPTPQQAPQQQQQQAQSQHMSHQQNQLHFPQPANDPEPNYNSFGLGMSPNTSGGGRASGNRSGYRPAGAMGPRPNRSPGKELRCAVEAAAGLPAGAIGAEVEAMEEAAEGQREREEPPAVAWTPYSYGSPAVIVGDKPNDPPTPEPSAPSSVETGGGASTSGRSTENIAGGAANDLPGSHGHSHLNSHSHYASITANSFPPFEMFAEQLDHCGLAREEFVGTLRNLLIRANDMLAPLLQGPFLHMTPTQIAAYTTAILETPPLHPSLFLPGNVPRPWAGVSGLDLPSCHPHSLTPQDLARIQALPKMAHVGTQTDFRCVCMLLATGMGSGAAGLPGMGGSLLQAAQPTAGPQVAGCHYPYDMALGAQRMAAPGGGPGGPIGASAAFAAATPTAQGTNGPPHGSIGFWGRPMPMAMHPHPHQVANQAPPQFHSTHPHAAFPHPGAHPQVAFSQVATHPHPHQLGGALRYPDTGGGRFGYRVGHFSPATPCRYGAIGSGRPGQPRSFNGNGNGNMPPAFSLLRPMTGGAQVTEVTEVPSTSLVNQQRLDELELELEMQLELDLQHQSDGDNNSTDVSGAGAGGSPGAAGGLALRRKTAGSVAGEGGDSADGGDGDGDDGEGGEIDDSSSGQSSVHRSYRSRVANVDQDTTETSGGSGEEEDDDEDDDENDDDDDDDDDDDDVEEEESESESDDDDDDEDDEEDEEEEDTEPNTVDVDSDECDDEPRPNRVASVPFVQDAGSLVNQEPPPRRFCFGQVQFLGYTLPENPIQTGPSPRLPQAFGAAYLEHGAPQTPREHLPCAQVVPHILPGSFVGLPTVIEEIQLGGPLAGIPGMAAVNLGVVTTGALSSSGGSDNQPTSSSTSSSDPPALFSGPSTSQHIQRPGPDFNPPLLADASNIFIRSAAGPPPPPQMFPLMQERPLAPILFEVGGNRSATGTVVIQNVNGNLGLVNAAHVNGHGGGHPSASRGPPHLGVAFNAGAALGAQSLLPPHMRGAAVNMNPLSVNLNHVGHVNHLNHMGRGLGMGVGMGMAGPHLVPMAMPMIAPTRLQQPGLPQNSPSATRCYTPGLNPSPGQNLGQVMNHSLSQVFNHNLNQALNQNISQVLNHNLNQALHQTLTPVQMSQTPNPNLIPSLNLSQNVPGGVEVANANANANGQPPLEAPLGEGVGPAPVASPASLVVQAAQAAQVAQAPSDPANPKPPGPDQGDGGSGTQKPTQPSYASVLQ; from the exons ATGACGGATCCGGCCATAGGATCCTCATCCCCCAACTGGGCCTGTCTAATATCGGCTGGACGAATACCCAACTCGA ATGTGGAACCGGAAGAAGACATACCTACGGATGATCTACCATCGGAAGAGGCACTGGAACGTGATACACTGGGCGAGGCTAACCTGGGAGCACAAATGTCACCTTATGCTCCAGTTTTCTACCCCATGGGCTCGTACGCGGCGCAACTGTTGGCTCAGGAGCAGGCAGCACAGTTGCATTCACGTATCTTGCCGCCCAGACACTTCGAGCCCGGTATGGATAGCATCTACTACAGTACTGGAACGACGGCAGGATACAGTCCCCGACCCAATCGTGgagagcaacagcaacagcagcagcagcagcagcagcagcaacagcagccgacgCCCCAGCAGGcaccgcagcagcagcagcagcaggctcAGAGCCAGCACATGTCCCATCAGCAGAACCAATTGCACTTCCCCCAGCCGGCCAATGATCCGGAACCGAACTACAACAGCTTCGGTCTGGGGATGAGTCCCAACACCAGTGGAGGAGGTCGTGCCTCCGGCAACAGATCAGGCTACAGGCCAGCAGGAGCGATGGGCCCACGCCCGAATCGATCGCCCGGCAAGGAGCTGCGCTGTGCCGTGGAAGCAGCCGCCGGACTGCCAGCCGGAGCCATTGGCGCGGAGGTTGAGGCCATGGAGGAGGCGGCCGAGGGGCAGAGGGAGCGCGAGGAGCCGCCGGCCGTTGCCTGGACTCCCTACTCGTATGGCAGTCCTGCCGTGATTGTCGGCGACAAGCCGAACGATCCTCCGACGCCGGAGCCAAGCGCCCCCTCCTCGGTGGAGACTGGTGGTGGTGCCTCCACCTCGGGCCGCAGCACCGAGAATATAGCTGGTGGTGCTGCCAACGATCTGCCCGGATCTCACGGACATTCCCACTTGAACTCGCACTCGCACTACGCCAGCATCACGGCCAACTCCTTTCCGCCCTTCGAGATGTTCGCCGAGCAGCTCGACCACTGCGGCCTGGCCCGCGAGGAGTTCGTCGGCACTCTGCGCAACCTTCTGATCCGCGCCAACGACATGCTGGCCCCCCTGCTCCAGGGACCCTTCCTCCACATGACCCCCACCCAGATTGCCGCCTACACCACTGCCATACTCGAGACGCCGCCACTGCATCCGAGTCTCTTCCTGCCAGGG AATGTGCCACGCCCCTGGGCGGGAGTCTCTGGCCTCGATCTGCCCTCGTGTCATCCTCATAGCTTGACTCCACAGGACTTGGCCAGGATTCAG GCCTTGCCCAAGATGGCCCACGTGGGCACCCAGACCGATTTCCGCTGCGTCTGCATGCTCCTGGCCACCGGAATGGGCTCAGGAGCCGCCGGTCTGCCCGGCATGGGAGGATCGCTGCTGCAGGCTGCCCAGCCGACTGCTGGACCCCAGGTGGCCGGATGCCACTATCCCTACGACATGGCCTTGGGCGCTCAGCGCATGGCGGCGCCAGGAGGAGGTCCTGGTGGCCCAATCGGCGCGTCAGCCGCCTTCGCTGCCGCAACACCCACTGCCCAGGGCACCAACGGTCCCCCACACGGCTCGATCGGATTTTGGGGCAGACCCATGC CCATGGCGatgcatccgcatccgcaccAGGTGGCCAACCAGGCGCCGCCCCAGTTCCATTCGACGCATCCGCATGCCGCCTTCCCGCACCCGGGAGCTCATCCGCAGGTGGCCTTCTCGCAGGTGGCCACCCATCCGCATCCACACCAGCTGGGCGGGGCCCTACGCTATCCGGATACCGGCGGAGGTCGCTTCGGCTACCGTGTGGGACACTTCAGTCCGGCCACTCCTTGTCGCTACGGAGCCATCGGCAGCGGACGTCCCGGACAGCCCAGGAGCttcaacggcaacggcaatggCAACATGCCACCGGCATTCTCGCTGCTCCGCCCCATGACCGGGGGAGCCCAGGTGACGGAGGTGACGGAGGTGCCGTCGACCAGCCTGGTGAACCAGCAGCGCCTGGACGAGctagagctggagctggagatgCAGCTGGAACTGGACTTGCAGCACCAGAGCGACGGAGACAACAACAGCACGGATGTGAGCGGAGCCGGAGCTGGCGGATCGCCGGGAGCGGCCGGCGGGTTAGCTTTGCGCCGCAAGACCGCCGGCTCGGTGGCCGGAGAGGGCGGAGACTCCGCTGATGGTGGCGATGGAGACGGAGACGACGGAGAAGGCGGCGAGATCGACGACTCGTCCAGTGGCCAGTCCAGTGTACACCGTAGCTATCGCTCGCGAGTGGCCAACGTCGACCAGGACACCACCGAAACCAGTGGCGGCAGCGGCGAAgaggaggacgacgacgaggacgacgacgaaaacgacgatgatgacgatgacgatgatgacgacgacgacgtGGAAGAGGAGGAATCGGAATCCGAATCGgacgacgatgacgacgacgaggacgatgaggaggacgaggaggaaGAGGACACCGAGCCCAACACCGTGGATGTAGACTCCGATGAGTGTGATGACGAACCACGTCCGAATCGTGTCGCCAGTGTGCCCTTCGTCCAGGATGCAGGCTCTCTGGTGAACCAGGAGCCGCCGCCACGTCGCTTCTGCTTCGGACAGGTCCAGTTCCTGGGCTACACTCTGCCGGAGAATCCCATCCAGACGGGGCCGAGTCCCCGACTGCCGCAGGCCTTTGGCGCCGCTTATTTGGAGCATGGTGCTCCCCAGACGCCCCGAGAGCACTTGCCCTGCGCCCAGGTGGTGCCCCACATCCTGCCGGGCAGTTTCGTGGGCCTGCCCACCGTCATCGAGGAGATCCAGTTGGGCGGACCACTGGCCGGTATTCCGGGCATGGCCGCCGTGAATCTGGGAGTGGTTACCACGGGAGCTCTATCATCGTCCGGTGGATCGGACAACCAGCCCACCAGCTCGTCCACTTCCTCGTCGGATCCGCCGGCTCTGTTCAGCGGGCCCAGCACCTCGCAACACATCCAGCGCCCGGGGCCGGACTTCAATCCCCCCCTCCTGGCCGATGCCTCCAATATCTTCATCCGATCCGCGGCCgggccgccgccaccgccccAGATGTTCCCGCTGATGCAGGAGCGTCCTCTGGCCCCCATCCTGTTCGAGGTGGGTGGCAATCGCAGTGCCACCGGCACCGTTGTCATCCAGAACGTGAACGGTAACCTGGGCCTGGTCAACGCCGCCCACGTGAACGGTCATGGTGGCGGGCATCCCAGTGCCAGTCGCGGGCCACCGCACCTGGGGGTGGCCTTCAATGCCGGGGCTGCGTTGGGCGCCCAGAGCCTCCTGCCGCCGCACATGCGGGGCGCAGCCGTCAACATGAATCCCCTGAGCGTGAACCTGAACCATGTCGGGCATGTGAACCATCTGAACCACATGGGCCGTGGCCTGGGAATGGGCGTGGGCATGGGCATGGCCGGGCCGCATCTGGTGCCCATGGCGATGCCGATGATCGCTCCCACGCGCCTGCAGCAGCCGGGTCTGCCGCAGAACTCGCCGTCGGCCACTCGATGCTATACTCCTGGCCTGAATCCGAGTCCGGGCCAGAACCTGGGCCAGGTGATGAATCACAGCCTGAGCCAGGTCTTCAATCACAACCTGAACCAAGCCCTCAACCAGAACATCAGCCAGGTGCTCAATCACAACCTGAACCAAGCACTCCACCAGACCCTGACTCCGGTCCAGATGTCCCAGACTCCCAACCCGAATCTCATTCCTAGTTTGAATCTCAGCCAGAATGTGCCTGGAGGCGTGGAGGTGGCCAATGCCAATGCCAATGCCAATGGACAGCCGCCACTAGAAGCTCCACTTGGAGAGGGAGTTGGTCCAGCTCCTGTGGCCTCCCCAGCCAGCTTGGTGGTCCAGGCGGCTCAGgcagctcaggtggctcaggCTCCGTCCGATCCGGCTAATCCCAAGCCGCCGGGACCTGATCAGGGCGATGGCGGATCCGGCACCCAGAAGCCTACTCAGCCCTCCTACGCTTCGGTGTTGCAGTAG